The DNA segment GTCGGATCGTACCAGTGAATCAGTTCTCTGAGTGCAAGCCCTGATGTCATGTTTTAATTCAAGCACTAAAGTAACTTGTACAAATCTACAAGCCTGACATATTATTACTTGATTATTTACTTAAATATTGCAACTAAACATATGTTAACTTTTCTGGAGTTTCTTTCCATTTGATGTCGCCTCATTATTTAGCTGATCAATAGGAAACTAATCTGCAATTATTTTCACAACTTAATAATCATTGCAGTTATTTCAATTCGATAAAAATCCTAAATATAATGCTGACTAAAATAGATGTTTTTAAACACCTTTCAAGACGGCCGCTCctaagtgctttacaaataaggacaaataaagaaaacaatcaaagtTTGagacaacaaatgaaataatacaacatcatttaaaagcaagacaggtgaaaaaaaaagaaactgttatAACTAGAGTAGCAAACAGTAGAGCTCAAtcctccgccaaggtccaacagtaattttcttttgttgttgtttaatcaatatccaggaattattctctgagaaattattAACAATGTTGAAAACACAGTGTCTTGCAGATTGCATCtgctgccccctgatccagggGCGCACCAACGTTTTATGGATTCTCCCCTCACGTGAAAAAACATACTCGTTTCTGCCAGTTTTCCTTATCAGCAACCATTGACCTTTTATCTAGAGCTCCATTTGCAGCACCAAAGGAAAACTCCAATGCAACTGTTGAGTGTGTGATATGCCTCAAGCTTCCATTTCTCCTGAcctgcgcgtgtgtgtgtgtgtgtgtttgtttgtgtgtgtgtgtgtgtgtgtgtgtgtgtgtgtgtgtgtgtgtgtgcgtgtgcgtgcgtgcgcgtgtgtgtgtgtgtgtgtgtgtgtgtgttttgttgcatCACAGGTGAAATCATCTTTGACAGGTGCAGGTCAGACTTGAAACATGAAGCCGGGGGAAGTGCAGAGAGAAAATTAACATATGAGGAAGCAATGGAGGAAGCAGGTAAAATAACAATGGTTCTCTCTTCTACTATTGTCTGGGAATTTTATCATTCTCTGAAACATGCGTcgtaaaataatatttgaggTGAAAAGTCAACATAGGGTGTTGTTGGATCTCTCTGTAAACCGGAGAAGGAGCAGTCAACACTAGAGCCTGTCGAACACATACATggtctcaattacatttctctgtCATCAGGGTTTGATAAAGACATCTTGGGAATTGTCgccatttttcaaaatatatattgattgattgacctaTGAAAGACCTTTTTAGACAAACATTTCTGTCGATTTAACTGTATCTTTAAATTGGTACATCCAGACATATTTGTTCAGCAGTATAAATGTGAAGAGTTATGTTCTACTTTGGTGCATAATAattgtttgtttgcctgtttgtttgtttgtttgtttgtttgtttgtttgtttgtttgtctttgttttccgCAAAGACTTCTCTCCATTCAATTTACTCCTTTGCTTTTGCCTCTCAGGTTTCGGTTTGTTTCACTGGCTGCTGTTGGTGGTTTGTGGTTGGGccaacgccagcgacgccgtGGAGATTCTCTGCGTGTCTTTCCTCCTGCCAACGGCGCGCTGTGATCTGCTGCTGACCTCCTCAGACATGGGCCTGCTGACTGCCAGCATTTTCCTGGGTGAATCTCAGTCACATTAGATAGACCTCTTATCGTACCTGAGCGGGTTCACCTGTGGCTGCAGTTATTGAAAACCAAGGGGCACCAGTGGACTGTGTCATTTTTCTCATAGTTCCTTTGAATATGTTCTCTGCCAAAATAAAGTTGTCTCGctggcattaaaatgtaaatgaaaatctCAGTGTGACACAAAAAGATTAAGAACtagttatttttcaaaatgtgaaCTTAAACTTTCAGATCTTCTCGAAAAATGAAAGCAAGCACGTTGGTCAGTAAAATTGGTATCGGTATCACGTAATACTTTTTGGAAATGCAAAAAACATAtcaaataacagttttaatcaTCTTATGACATTTGTGacctaaaaaaataaaaaaataactgtaGTAAACAACTAAAGCAAAATATGAATAGACTGAAACAAAACTGAACAGACACagtattataaaataaaaagagatgacTATAATATTGGGcctacaaataaattaaaagtgtCAGTAGATTATTGTGTGAGTCAGATCACATAACATCTCAAGCATccgaaaaataaaaataatttaaatcaataataacTCTTCATGgtatttaagaaaatatttggtaaaacacagaaagttagcctatttttaagaaaaaatattatataaccGTCTTGTCATGCTAATAATATGCTAATTATCCCATTTTCCAGGAATGATGGTGGGTGGCTACATGTGGGGCTACTTGGCTGACCAGAGGGGGCGTCGCCGGGTCTTGGTTGTGTCCCTGACAGTTAATGGGGTGTTTGGAGGTCTGGCCTGTGTGGCTCCGTGGTTctggctcctgctgctgctgcggatcATCAGTGGCGTAGGGTGAGCGTGTGacttttattgtgtgtgtgtgtgtgttttatatatatatatattgagttaaattaacttttttatgttaaatttcttttatcattgtttttttgtttgcatgcTGGTCAGACTGACAgcctcttccctgacccataccacatcctttcaccaagtttcatagaaatatattcagttgtttttgtgtaatgttgcatacaaacaaaacaaaaattcaaaaaaacggacaggggtgaaaacgtaacctccttagtggaggAAATACGCAGCTAGTGCCAGCATTAGACCAACTAGTGTAACTTTTTGAAATGTACCTCCAAAACAACTCGTTTTGGCAAAACTAACTGgatttcaaataataaaacttaaggGTAAATGTtgacttcttctcttctgtAGGGTGGGCGGGTCAATCCCTGTTATCTTCTCGTACTTCTCAGAGTTTATGCCCCGACGGCGGAGAGGAGCAATGATCAGCAGTCTGGCCACTTTCTGGATGGCAGGAAACATCCTGGCTGCAGGTGGGAAGAGACAGTgatagtgtgtctgtgtcacaggATACGTCATTTAATAAAAGTGCTGCCACCAACTGTGAAaaactgtcacatgtttggTGTGCATGTTATATCTTTTTATGTTGTTGAGACAAAATTCTGCTCAGTAAGTGTTAAAGGTATCCTGTCATGTAGCATCAACACATCACCAGATCATGTTCCATTGTATTCTAATAGTTTCTAATTTACTAATACATTGATCCTAGTTCTGATGAGTCCTAATGTAGCACCTCATTATTTTAACCAAGATATAAAAGTCATCACTGGCTTGTTAGGGGACGTGTATGTTCTGGGATTTCCTCATACTAATTATTCATCTGCACAATAATCAAAAAGAGATTATGGTTATATACAGTGTTGGTTTAACTCTGAATCCAGCACTTTTTGCTCTTGTTATGAAACTGGAAAATACTCCAATAATAATGTGCTTTGTTTCCTCTATTTAACCTCTTCtctgtattattgttattatttttattgttattattcttttatttttgagtttCTTTGATAGCGAAGGTAGAGATACAGGATAGTGACCAAACCCAACATCATCCATCTTATTTCTATTCTTTATTTAAGTTGAGCCTTCATATTCAGTCTCTACAAATTGATCTATAAAGTGATATTCGGTGTCTCTCAAAATGTATCTTGGCTAAACCCAGTGACAGCATCACAGAAGGGGGATGCGACGCCAGAGTAACATCATCATGCACATCTGAGTGGAaaatgaggaagagagggaacaTGTAACAGTTGGGCACTATTGACATAAGACGCAATTAAATCCATTGACTGAGAGTTTATGTCTGCAGGTCTGGCCTGGCTGGTGATTCCCAGTACCTGGGCACATTTTTCTCTGGGGACACTGGACTTCCAGAGCTGGAGACTGTTTGTGCTGCTTTGCTCCATTCCCAGTCTCACCTCAGCCCTAGTATTCAGGCAGCTAATGCCAGAAAGCCCCAAGTTCCTCATGGAGGTATGTATTTAAAGACCGGTTGAACGTTTGTGTCAGCCTGatctttctgtcctgatgtgtCTTTCATATTTGTATCCCCTTCTCCTCCAGGCTGGTCGAGAGAAAGAAGCAATCCATGTTTTCAGATTGATGTTTAAGCTGAACATGAGGGGAAAAGCAAAATCTTTCCCGGTATGAAATAATTACTGCTCCTTTGGTCCTAAatgtctttattgtcattgGTGTGTCTACAAATATaactggttttgttttatttaaacactgATAAAGCACAGAAGTGCAGTGGTATTGGTACAAAGACAGAACAATACAATTTGTCATGTGAATGACAAAAGACACAACTGATATTACATTAAAAggttgaattattattttacaaaaacagtGCAATAAACATCTCTtttactgctcctctaataTTGTATACTACTGAAAGTGTAATGAGTCTAATGTAGATCTTCTTCTGCAGGAATTCGGTTTGTGTACAAGCTCCAAGCacagagaagtggaggagacCAGAGCTCAGGGTTCATATCGAGAGCGACTCtcaattattttgaaaaaggtAATGTCACTCACCCGGACAAAGCCATGATTGGACAGCACAAGAGATGTTTGTCTGCAGAAACACACCTTTCCCCCCTAATGCTACCTGGAGCCTTATCTTGTTTGACTAGTACATAATCTTGTGGTTATTTATGGTACCTGTAGCAACAGGACCGGATCAACATGCTGTTGGGCCCCATGGGCAGAACATGAGCTCTCGACCCCAATTGCCCTTCCTGTGCAGAGTGTATAGTTTCTCTGTGCTGTTACGTTTCAAAAATGAACTAAATGTCCTGTCCTCCGTCTCCTACTTCTGTCCCAACTTTAGTTTGTGATAGTGTAATTATCTCACATGTATTTATGAATAAGCACACTGTAACATAACATATCAACTGagatagaaaatgtgtttaatcaGTTTTGGACAGATAAGATCAGGCCTCAAGATTaggttgagaaacaggagtcaCCTATTCCACCTATTCACCTGCACCAATTTCATTGCATATTTTAATTCAGTGGAACAAACAAACGGTCTGAAGACATAGTGCCACTAGAAAGCCATATGACAATAGTAATACATCTAGCATGGCCACACATATGAAGTGGTATCGCCCTGATTTGTCTGCAGTGGGACCGGCACATGAGcccagtgtttcccacagaatttaTTAAGTCTTTGGTGGTAGAGCGGGTCCACGTACTTCGTTCTCACGTGCAACAGAGCCAGAGTGTCAGGCCCACAGACTAGagagtgaaactgaatttgtcTGCACTGAATGCCACTCGCGAGTACACACaaggctgcagctgaaactatgagttTGTGCCGTTTGCGTGGAAGGTAAACATTTTATGGACAAGAGGGAGAGACCGAGGGAGCATGAGGGAAATAGCGCTGCAGGAAAATCTACAAGGACTCAATAGAGCAGAACACTAACTTAGAGAACTTTTATGTTAATATGGGAACTGTACATTTTTtgtgttcattatgaaacttcTGATCCGAACCCTAATCCGATCTGTGACTAAAAACTGATCCGATCCAAACTGTTTTGTGATTGCACCCCTATAGATAAGTGCTGATTAATTATTTCCTCTTTCTCAGTGTCATTTGATATAATTTCTGTGGTGTAACCTGCAGGGCCTGTCGCCcattaaacaaatgtttaatgGTTCCCTCAAATCAAGGAGCATCACTCTGCTCATCATCTTCTACTGCATCGCCTTTGGGTGAGAAATCCCATCTTCTTCTCCACATATTAACTCATCAGCATCTGCAGGGAAGTGAAGCAAGATCTCTTTCATACTTCTGTTGTCAGTTTGAGGAAGACATGAGAAATACAAGATCAGGACTTTTTTTTCTAATCCATATCAACACTGCTGATGTAATAAATCCACCACAGCTTTACTAGAAATCTTGTGATTTAACTGCTAAAGTGTTCTAACAGATGATGTTCTTTATCAACTTGCCTATAAGACTTTGTATCAAAGGATAGTCAACAGTTAGCACATGTTTGAGACTTGTATAAGGATAGATATATTAAAAGCCAACACTAatacattctgtgtgtgtgtttgcagttactaTGGGCTGTGGATGTGGTTCCCAGCGTTGTTTGCGAGAATGGAGGATGGCGGTTCGCCTTGTGCCAACGTgtccctctcatctcctctccacAACCAAAGCTGCTACCCGGTCAAGACAGCGGGTGAGTTTCTGGGATAACAAAGactttctgcaggtttcactgCAGTCAGCTCTCCACCTTCTTCCTCCAGTCGGTGAACAGAGAGCTGAAGATGAAGCTCAATATTATACAGGAATTCTGGCATTTTTTTAACCTGGGCCCTATGtctagaaatgtgtgtgtgtgtgtaaataaatggtTCTTACAAAAGCGTTTGGAATCAGTCGAGTAGATCGCCTCTGCTGGCAGCCGCCACATGAGAGCAGTCGCTACAATGTAATCTCATCTGGCTACAGCGACAGTCCACGAAATGTCCTCTAAAGTTCCCCTTTTCACTAATAAAAGGCGCAGattgttattctgggtctttgctGAGTCTGGCAACATTGCACATGTCTTGCTCAATGAGGGGGGCCAGGCAAGTGAAAGAACCTCAATCCTATACTTTAACTGTAAAGCTGCATTCTGCACAAGCTGTAGATGCAACAGGGATGATTGAG comes from the Hippoglossus stenolepis isolate QCI-W04-F060 chromosome 5, HSTE1.2, whole genome shotgun sequence genome and includes:
- the sv2 gene encoding synaptic vesicle glycoprotein 2B isoform X2, with the translated sequence MSGHMRPGDVEDRRPLLLGGGSHLEPDELDSDEGEIIFDRCRSDLKHEAGGSAERKLTYEEAMEEAGFGLFHWLLLVVCGWANASDAVEILCVSFLLPTARCDLLLTSSDMGLLTASIFLGMMVGGYMWGYLADQRGRRRVLVVSLTVNGVFGGLACVAPWFWLLLLLRIISGVGVGGSIPVIFSYFSEFMPRRRRGAMISSLATFWMAGNILAAGLAWLVIPSTWAHFSLGTLDFQSWRLFVLLCSIPSLTSALVFRQLMPESPKFLMEAGREKEAIHVFRLMFKLNMRGKAKSFPEFGLCTSSKHREVEETRAQGSYRERLSIILKKGLSPIKQMFNGSLKSRSITLLIIFYCIAFGYYGLWMWFPALFARMEDGGSPCANVSLSSPLHNQSCYPVKTAVYMEGFIIAASNLPGNIFTILMMDSTGGKSLLSSSQVSQRSICCVL
- the sv2 gene encoding synaptic vesicle glycoprotein 2B isoform X1 produces the protein MSGHMRPGDVEDRRPLLLGGGSHLEPDELDSDEGEIIFDRCRSDLKHEAGGSAERKLTYEEAMEEAGFGLFHWLLLVVCGWANASDAVEILCVSFLLPTARCDLLLTSSDMGLLTASIFLGMMVGGYMWGYLADQRGRRRVLVVSLTVNGVFGGLACVAPWFWLLLLLRIISGVGVGGSIPVIFSYFSEFMPRRRRGAMISSLATFWMAGNILAAGLAWLVIPSTWAHFSLGTLDFQSWRLFVLLCSIPSLTSALVFRQLMPESPKFLMEAGREKEAIHVFRLMFKLNMRGKAKSFPEFGLCTSSKHREVEETRAQGSYRERLSIILKKGLSPIKQMFNGSLKSRSITLLIIFYCIAFGYYGLWMWFPALFARMEDGGSPCANVSLSSPLHNQSCYPVKTAVYMEGFIIAASNLPGNIFTILMMDSTGGKSLLCCSLVVSSLSVFLIYVVQTKAQSLILSCVFSGVSVIAWNALDVVGTELYPTQLRSSALGFFTGAARVAAIMGNMVFGMFVDKNCAVPVLLVSALLLTGGLVALLLPQTRQTELT